A genome region from Pangasianodon hypophthalmus isolate fPanHyp1 chromosome 11, fPanHyp1.pri, whole genome shotgun sequence includes the following:
- the hnrnpm gene encoding heterogeneous nuclear ribonucleoprotein M isoform X1 — MQFYWVFLYTSKNVLICCIKYIDMLYHCCLIVAYCLFCAPLAHADAPYDPKGCAVVEFRTEELMKKAVDKVNKYNMNGRPLKVKEDPDGVIAQREAHRVQGGGGGPPGGMGGGMGGGMGMGPGPGAPPMVNIPPSLMNNPNIPNEIIHGLQAGKIGSTVFVANLDYKVGWKKLKEVFSMAGVVVRTDILEDKDGKSRGMGTVTFEMPIEAVQAVSMFNGQLLFNRTMHVKLDEKSMPKGDFAPPERPPALPRGLSGIGLGLGPGGQPIDAAQLNRGGGMSNMGPGGMDNFGGGINNMDRFGPSGMGRMNDMDRGIGAAFDREFGGRNEMGMSRNNFGDSFDRGMGNSMAMDRMSAGMDRLGANMDRMGSLDRMGMDRMDRVSDLDRMGSGFDRMGSGMDRLGPSMDRLGSGLDRMSSGMDRLGPSSFDRLGPSSLERMSAGMDFASPMGMDRMNAGLDRMGSNFERMGSGGLDRFPAPGMDRVGSSIDRMDRMDRMGSGVGGQFDRGADMDRGNFGSFSSAGQGGPGAGANARKGCQIFVRNLPFDFTWKMLKDAFNSCGMVQYADIKMENGKSKGCGVVRFDSPETAERACRTMNGYRLNGREIDVRIDRNA; from the exons ATGCAATtttattgggtttttttgtaTACAAGCAAGAATGTATTGATATGTTGTATCAAGTATATTGATATGCTGTATCACTGTTGTCTAATTGTTGCCTATTGTCTGTTTTGTGCTCCTCTTGCCCATGCTGATGCTCCATATGATCCAAAGGGTTGTGC GGTGGTTGAGTTTAGAACCGAAGAACTAATGAAGAAGGCTGTGGATAAAGTCAATAAATACAACATGAATGGACGTCCTTTGAAAGTGAAAGAG GATCCAGATGGAGTGATTGCCCAGCGTGAAGCCCACAGGGttcagggtggtggtggagggCCTCCTGGTGGTATGGGTGGAGGAATGGGTGGTGGAATGGGTATGGGACCCGGACCTGGTGCTCCCCCCATGGTCAACATCCCGCCAAGTCTCATGAACAATCCAAACATTCCTAATGAGATCATCCATGGCCTTCAAGCTGGCAAGATAGGAAGCACAGTTTTTGTGGCAAAT cttgATTATAAGGTGGGCTGGAAGAAGCTGAAAGAGGTGTTCAGCATGGCTGGGGTGGTCGTCCGCACTGACATCCTAGAGGACAAAGATGGCAAGAGCAGGGGCATGGGAACAGTCACCTTTGAAATGCCAATTGAAGCTGTGCAAGCAGTCT CCATGTTCAATGGCCAGCTCCTGTTCAATCGAACCATGCATGTTAAGCTG GATGAGAAATCTATGCCTAAGGGTGACTTTGCACCCCCTGAGAGACCACCTGCACTGCCTC GTGGTCTGAGTGGTATTGGTCTGGGATTGGGGCCCGGTGGACAACCCATTGATGCTGCACAGCTGAACCGTGGTGGAGGGATGAGCAACATGGGGCCTGGAG GAATGGATAATTTTGGAGGTGGAATAAACAACATGGATCGTTTTGGCCCTTCTGGAATGGGGAGGATGAATG ACATGGATCGTGGAATTGGGGCTGCCTTTGACAGAGAATTTGGTGGCCGTAATGAGATGGGCATGTCCCGCAATAACTTCGGAGACTCTTTTGACAGAGGAATGG GTAACTCCATGGCAATGGATCGCATGAGTGCTGGGATGGACCGACTTGGTGCCAACATGGATCGCATGGGCAGCCTGGACAGAATGGGGATGGATCGCATGGACCGTGTGTCTGACCTGGACAGGATGGGTTCTGGCTTTGATCGTATGGGCTCAGGCATGGATCGACTGGGACCCAGCATGGACAGGCTGGGATCTGGCCTGGACCGTATGAGCTCTGGCATGGACCGCCTGGGTCCGTCCAGTTTTGATCGCCTAGGCCCATCCAGCCTGGAGCGCATGAGTGCAGGCATGGATTTTGCCTCACCAATGGGCATGGACAGAATGAATGCTGGTCTCGACCGCATGGGGTCCAACTTTGAGCGCATGGGCTCGGGTGGGTTGGACCGTTTCCCAGCCCCAGGAATGGACCGTGTGGGTTCCAGCATTGACCGAATGGACCGCATGGACCGCATGGGCTCTGGTGTGGGAGGACAGTTTGATCGAGGTGCAGATATGGACCGCGGTAACTTTGGCAGCTTCAGCTCAGCGGGGCAAGGAGGTCCAGGAGCTGGAGCCAATGCCAGAAAGGGCTGCCAGATCTTTGTCAGAAAT CTGCCATTTGATTTTACCTGGAAGATGCTGAAGGATGCCTTCAATTCATGTG GTATGGTGCAGTATGCTGATATCAAGATGGAGAATGGCAAGTCCAAGGGTTGTGGTGTGGTTCGCTTCGACAGTCCTGAAACAGCAGAGCGCGCTTGCCGCACTATGAATGGTTATCGACTGAATGGCAGAGAGATTGACGTGAGGATCGACAGAAACGCATAA